In the genome of Brachypodium distachyon strain Bd21 chromosome 3, Brachypodium_distachyon_v3.0, whole genome shotgun sequence, the window TGTTGCTGTTGAAATTCTGCCCGTATTTCAAACCTCAGGCCTACATTTTATATGCAGTCCTGTTGTTGAACCTGCTGCAGTTTACATGCATGAAACATGTGATGTGTTgcctcaaaataaaatcatcCGCATATCTACTGCCAAATTCTTTTTTAGTTCAGCTCACAAAAGAAATGACGTCAGTGGTGAGCTCTAAGACGGTGTATTACAATAAGGATGTTGCAtggagtattttatttaatttgtTGCAGCTAAATTAAGCAGTCTTTTTCAGGTTTAGGAATTAAGAGAGGCTTCTGCATTCCTGTACGCCAAGCCAATTAGTTATGAAAAAGAGAGATCCATCTATCtatatcatgcatgcatgcattctgaAATTAAGGGATCTTGCATCCATCACCAGCATGTTAGACTTTAGCTAACGTACGTCGCTTTCACAACTTAATTCCGCCATCActtgcttaattatcaatacTTAGATGGAGCATGTATGATATCATCTCTAGCTTAGTATATATAGCTTAATCACATAATGAAGAATGAATAGTCCATGCAGGAACTTCATAATCTGTTTCAGGAGTTCAGGTCTTTCAAGCTAGTACTACAAGGGTagttaattaaattaaattaaattagtATACCAAGTGGCTTGAAGAGTAAATTAGTACTATAAAGTATACCAAGCAATTAAATTAGTACTACTAGTTGAGAGCAATCTCTCAACCTACAGACTCAACACGTCGTATTGGTGTCACCACTAGCCGCACTTCAGTTCAGACATATGAATGATCGGTTACAAGGATCTTAAGTTGTTGCTTGCAGGCCGCGTGAAAATGTCAACCTATGATCTGTTGCAGGCCATAATATCTCAAGTCTGAACTCTAGCTACTGCTAGCTGCATCCAGCTGATGTTAATAATGTGTGAACTGTAAAGCGGAGGCGGTACCAATAACGCTATCTACCCCTATCATGGTAGCCGTAAGATGTGCTTTGAGATTGATGCCAGCTACTATGCATTAAATTAGAGAAAGATGATTTAGCACTAAGGGCTGACACAtgatgatgtgatgtgatgacGTCTTTTTAtccctctctccttctctctccagcttttgcttttttttattctctcTCCAGCTTTTGCACGTGACATGCTGACACATTTTTGCACGTGACatgttatatattttttttcccagcTTTGCACCAACTCGTTTGTGAGTACAATTTGGTATATGACAAACACCTTATGAATTTGTACATGAGAGGTACATCAAGGTACATGACATGTCCATTAAGGTACATGACGTGTACATTAATTCTATATGCGATGtgaatcttcttctcccagtttttaagtacctcgTGAAAAATCAAGATTGTGTACTTCAACTCGTAACAGTATGTCATGTACCAGAAAAGATACCAAAACTGACTACATCAATCTCATGTACCAAGAAAAAATATGGCAGTACGAACATGTATCTCATTATTGCTTACTACCTCCTCTGTGTAGTACGAGCATTCGGTAAAACTTAGTACCTTGTCATTAATATGCATCAAACAAATCACAGCATGTACCATTGGTACATGACAAGGTACTAAGTTTCTTCGCTTTTCTTCTTGCCCGTGCTCTTAATTCAAAGAGAAAACCAAGAAATTCAAAAGCAAAATAACAAGATCTACCCTCCTTATGGTACAACAAATACGGTACATAGTTAATACGAGATAGAAGCTCACCACCGATGATGGAtctagaagaaaaagaagaacgaATAAAAGAAGTATTTATGGATGAATCTACGAACCACACGTCCCTCATGGTACCACGGATAGGGAAGGAGTACTAGAGATAGAGGTGGAGCTAGGTCGCGACGGTGGAGGTCTGCCGCGAAGGAGACGGTGGAGATCTAGCCTCCTCCTTCTGCTTccccatcttctcctccatgTCTAGCTGCTCCCCATGGCCGCGAGGGCAGCGGCGGACCAACAGCGTGCGGCATCGGGCGCCCATGCGGAGCTGCTGCAAAAGCATGAGAGATTGGGaagaaagagaggaggagagagagaaaaggcTGGTGCTTGGGTGCGGGAGGCAGAGAGAGGGAAGGAGATAAAGATGGGGTGGCAGAGAGATTATCAGATGTGTGGGAGAGGGATTAAGAAAGGGAGTAGACACTTGCTGGACGGAGATGACATGGGTAGACGAGAGGTTTGGCGTGTGTACTGGAAGGTTTCAGAAAATCAGAAATGACTTTGACTGAccaattatactccctccgtcataAAATAAGTGACGGGATTTTGCataaattcttatacaaatctacATCACTGATTTTGAAACGGAGTGGGTATATATCTTTGAGTTCGTATAATTGACCGTCTCGTGTGTCATGCTTGAACTCCTAAATTTACGAGACGGGCTTAAGACAAGACCCATTAATTAATGGTTTTGATTCGGAATTACATtgtttgcatgcatggagtAGTTAATTAATCCTGCAGCTAGAAGCAAAGCCTCTCTCTGCGTTAGTTATGCTATTCAATTTCTGATGAAAACGTGCAATCATCCATTAATTAGCACGTACAAATAAGCATAACTAACATCAACTAGAAGCAAAGCCTCTCTCTGCGTTAGCTTGCAATGATCAAGAGATTAACAACTACGCTGGTAAGTTCGTAAGTATGCCATATATATTTCCTCCTCGATTTATGGCagcgtatccggtgaaaaaaaattcagataaGAATGGTGATCATGATGTATAGTTGTTTAACATGTATTGTATATATAAAAGGTGAATGTTAGGTAATTGACAATTAACCTATGCAATCGCAGCACATGATACCTGTCATGTATCTGCATCACGGGGAAAAAAATCTCATCAGACTGAGACCTAATCAATCCATCTGAATCACAGCTTTTCTTGCAACAGTCCATACCAACCAACCAGATAGCAAATCCAACAAACTGCTACCCCAAAACCAAACTGATTTTAACCTCCCTAATTAATTAAGTTGGTGAATCAGCATGCCTTGTTACACAAGTTAAAAAAGAATGAAAGATGGATATATAATTCTGCATCGTGTGCATTTCTAAGCCAGCAACTCGATCCTTTTTTATGATGTCAAGATCATGAAAAGATTTGGACGAATtaatgggagcagcagcatcatCAGGAATGCAAAAGTTTGCTTAAGCAATTTTCAATATTCAACAGGGAAACAAATGGGGAATCAGAAAAGAAGTTGGGGTAATTTTTGGTTGAAGGAACTGAAAAGTAGGTGACTaatcttgctgtaaaaaatACAGGAAGGCTATGATCGCCTTTTTTTTCCACACTAACAAAACAGCCTGAACCTAAGCAGACACACGGCCACCAGCAATTATAATTAATCTGGAAAAGGAggcagcaaaaaagaaaaagaagccgCTGCTAAATGACCTGGAGAAAAGGGACACCAGTGgatgagaagaaaagaagatttTAGACAACTTCAATTTCCAGGTTATCAGGAAGGTCACATCTCAAGGGTAGGTAACAAATAAGAGCCTTTGCCAGATTCTAGAAGCATTACACAATAAACTGGCCATAATACTTATTACCTAGGattagaaataaataaatcaagcCAATGTGCTCACAAGGATCTTCATAGAACAAGACTCCTTGACTGACCACTTGAGGTTCCATCTTCCATTGTTCTTTGCATAATTCCTCGCTAGCTCACGTTGCTCAGCGAGAAAAAGAACCAGAGTTTCTATCGATGTTCTGTCACACAATTGGCATCGCGATTTCATGTCTGTCAACCATATCCAGCTGTGATCAGAGACACTAATTCTGCCTCAGAAGCTAAGTCAGGACCCTGAGGACGttttctccctctctttttttttcctgatcCACACGGTCACATGAATTGACATGCCAACTTCTCAACTTTCCCACGGGTATCATGTGCTCAACCAATTTGGCAAGGAAAATGAGCCCTGCTTTCTTTTTAGTTCGCAGCGTCATCTGAGTCGAGTTTTTTCACCAATTTTATGGGGGAGAGAGCTGACCTCGAGCTTAATTAATCGCTGCAACTCATGTGTCACATGTGGCAATTGTAAACAGGAATAGGATGTTCTAATTGATAATTATCTGTCACTATATTATTAAACAGCAAGTAAGcttgaaaaggagggaaaacAGTACACGGACAGAAACAGGTtggtgctttttttttcccttcgaTATGTCAGGAAGAACACACGGAAGACTTGACGAGTCCTGCAgaagagaacaaaagaaaggtaATAGATAAGTATAAGAACGGATATAGAAGTTTCATGTCCAGATTTGACAAACACCCAGCAATGGCAGCATCAACAGCAAAACAAGATAAAATATTGTTTCAGTTTTGTCGAGGACTTCTACAAGAAAATAACCATGCTGGAAGGAGGAGTttatcttccttttttttgtgtctTGGTTCTTAAGGCACCTTCCAAGTTTAGTACGATGCATGTGCAAGCTTCAGAAGCAGCATTTCAACTGCAAGAAGAGTCCGGTTCAATATACACGGCCATGACAGCTATGCACCACACTTGTTCTCCAAGAAGGTTTGGTTAAGAAACTCCAACAGAGGCTGCGGCAAAGGAGAAAAAAGCCTTGATGAAATCAAGAACATGACTTCGGAAAATTGAGTCTGCCCAAGACCCGGATAATCAGAGGGGCACCATTGGATCACAAGGCAGAAACATGAAGAAGACAGTATTAATATCTATGTGATCTGATTTCTAGATTCAACAAGCTCAGCATACAAAGTACAGAGTAAAAGCACCGGTGGGGCCAGTCCGGCAATAAGCGCGGACATGGCAGTGTCTGAGACACTCGCAATCTAAAACTCAATCTATTCCTCGTCGTCCATTGTGTCTCCAGAGCCATCCTTGAGATGCAGGTGCTTCTCCCTCCTTTGGAAGTCGGTCAGGCCTTTCCCGCTCCCAGTGACACCCACCTTACCTCTGTGATCTTCTGGTGACTTGAAGATGCTCTCCTTTTTGCGACCAGAAAAGAATCCAACCTGAAAGAACAAAATTAAAGGAGACTAAGTGCTCATTTTGATTGATAAAAAGGTAGTGGTTCTAGACTAGGCTAGTTAGGAAACTGCTCTGACCAAATATCTCCTCTGGAGATAGTTTTCACCATTATAATGAGAAAGTTTGAAGGACGAACTGGTAGTTAGACTCACTGCCTTCTGGGGTAATTCCAAAGGCTGCCCTAGCAGGTGGGAACAGAGAGTACCTTTTTAGCTTTCCCTTTGGTTGTTTGAAACTGTTGCCATGCATTCTGCCGCTTGTTCTGATTAAATTCTAGTTGCTCGAAGCGTGCTTTTGACTTGAAAGCATGTATCTTCTTACGTTTTGCAGTTTTCTGCAGATACAAATATCAGCCAGATTGTCAGAACTCACGACCCAATAGATGTATcttaaacaaacaaagaaggcATACTATCTACCTATGTTGCATTTTGCATGGTCAGAAGAGTTAAGCAAAAATGAGTCGCTAATTAACACAAAGTGAACACCACTGGGCGACACTACATGGGCTGACCCTGGTGCACGGGCACCTGGGCCCAATTTGCTTTTGTTAGTAATTAGGTCCAGAAACCAGTGTGCACTCAGGCCAAGAATTCCATGCTACAACCCAGCCCAGCAAATATTTGTTGTGAAGGAGGCCAGTTACTGTGCACCGGGCTATGTTTTTCTCTAGCTTCGCCCCTGCCACTAGACATAATGCCAAAACCCCTAGGTTTGTCATAGGCTATACCTGGGGTTCACATGGACATGAATGTGGACACTTGTGTAACAAATATCAGCATTCCAACGTCAAAGTGAGAAGCAGTAACCATTATTccattaaacaaaaaaaaattgtgtatGTATTTCCATCACAGCAGGAAGAACACATGTTGAATTGTTGCATATGGAGATATTCAACTTAAATTGCAGTTGTGAATATATTGAATAAAAGACTAATCCACTCACCACATCTTCAGGGTCATTTGGGTCGATCTTAAGTTTGGCAGGTAAGCTACGGATCTGATAGTCAGATGTTGCTGCCTGTtcaattttcctttttattgcATTTTTAGTCGCTTCAGCTTCCTTCGCAGCTTGTCCCAAAGCATCAGCAGCTTCCTCGTCACGTGGCCTGACATTAGCAGGGTCCACCTATAAAAGGCGGGAAATTAACAGTTTGCACACAATGACATACAGAAAATATGTAAAAAAGTAATTTGGTTTCTTCCACGTCTCAAAGAACTGGTACATAATTGAAGGGACTATTCTATTTATTACTCCATATTCAAATGCCAAGTTGAGTTTAAGAAACTAAGAGTGGCAATTTGGAACAACAAGAGACAGACACAAAGGAGGTCAATAAGTATTTAAAGTCAAGAAAATACAGAAGAAAACATGAATTTCCTTGTACGAGAACTATTAAGGGTCCTGAAGGAAGAAACGTCAAAAAAGGGGAAATAGAACAGGATGATAGATGCAGCTAAAACAACGCTATTAGAAAATCTTTTAGCTGCAGAAAAGGTCTGCAGATGGAAAGCATATATGATGCATTACTCCATTATTGGCAACTTAATAACTTCTGAATTATGGAACATCACCATGGGGGTAACATGTCTACTTGTAATAATTAGTTGTAAAGCCATATGGCGAAAGATGAGCATACCTCTTCCTTGTTTCCCCAGCCTTCATAGCTTACATGATAACCATTTGGTGTCAGACCTTCAATTGTTGCATTATACCTAATAATTCAGGTAACCGAACACATTGTAACGGAATTAATATGGTGGGGAAAGCAGAAGGGCAGACATATAATTGCAACCATACAGAGGCATATCAAAAGAACTCACCACTCCCCATCTTCACTATACACAGCCTGCACTTTTGTACCAACTGCAAACTTTTCATGGGATTGCGAGAAGTCATCCAGTGCCTAAAACCAGAAAAATGTGTGTCTTAGTGTAATGATACAGTTAAGAAGATCAACACTTGTAACTTTTTTAGGTTAGTAATCCAGATGTAAACACatgaataaaaaataaaactacCTCTGACTGCTCTCCGGCTGAATAATTTGGCAGTGATAAACCTACATTATTCTGGGCACTGTCACTTTGATTTGCAGTTGCCAAAAGCTCTTCAGTTAATGTAATAACCTGCAATTGTCGCAGAAAATTACATTTAGCACAATTAACAAAATTTGCCTCCCGATATTATTTAAACCGCCCAAATTTTGTGATTCACTTAGAACAGCAGCATCGACACCCAAAATCTGAAGGAGGTACTCTACCATGAGACACAAACCTGCAATCAATCAAGATAAAGAGTAATGGACACCTTTGAAGCCATGGAATTTTATATTTTGTGTTCATTAGTTATATAGTTGCTCAGATGGTCCCTACCATTGTCATAATCAACCTTCTCACCTTTCAAGGTTACAACAAAATATAAATGGCCCAAAAACAAATCCACTGTTCCAAGCTGCCTTTCATGAGATCTTGCTGTGCATGGCTCCTTGTaacaaagaagagaaagggaTTGATAGCGTAGGCCCCAGAATACAAAGAAGCGAACATCCTTTTGTATAAATAGTTAAGTCATACTAGCATCAGAGTAACACAAAGAGCATCTGATAATTAGCTGATACCAACATAAGCACACAGCAGTATACGATAGAACATGCAGTATAACTCACCTCCTGAAGCTCCTTTTCCATATCAACATATTCAGATATTCCAGCATCATCCTTATTCTCCTTGATAAGCTTCCTAACCTGCAATAAGATGGCAAACGATTACCCAGTGTACACATGAAATGAGTTGGTCATGAGCTTCACAGCAAACAGAAATTTGTAGTGGTagg includes:
- the LOC100831866 gene encoding survival of motor neuron-related-splicing factor 30 isoform X1 codes for the protein MEDLSVEELAANLSTYKDQLREVRKLIKENKDDAGISEYVDMEKELQEEPCTARSHERQLGTVDLFLGHLYFVVTLKGEKVDYDNGLCLMVITLTEELLATANQSDSAQNNVGLSLPNYSAGEQSEALDDFSQSHEKFAVGTKVQAVYSEDGEWYNATIEGLTPNGYHVSYEGWGNKEEVDPANVRPRDEEAADALGQAAKEAEATKNAIKRKIEQAATSDYQIRSLPAKLKIDPNDPEDVKTAKRKKIHAFKSKARFEQLEFNQNKRQNAWQQFQTTKGKAKKVGFFSGRKKESIFKSPEDHRGKVGVTGSGKGLTDFQRREKHLHLKDGSGDTMDDEE
- the LOC100831866 gene encoding survival of motor neuron-related-splicing factor 30 isoform X2; amino-acid sequence: MEDLSVEELAANLSTYKDQLREVRKLIKENKDDAGISEYVDMEKELQEEPCTARSHERQLGTVDLFLGHLYFVVTLKGLCLMVITLTEELLATANQSDSAQNNVGLSLPNYSAGEQSEALDDFSQSHEKFAVGTKVQAVYSEDGEWYNATIEGLTPNGYHVSYEGWGNKEEVDPANVRPRDEEAADALGQAAKEAEATKNAIKRKIEQAATSDYQIRSLPAKLKIDPNDPEDVKTAKRKKIHAFKSKARFEQLEFNQNKRQNAWQQFQTTKGKAKKVGFFSGRKKESIFKSPEDHRGKVGVTGSGKGLTDFQRREKHLHLKDGSGDTMDDEE
- the LOC100831866 gene encoding survival of motor neuron-related-splicing factor 30 isoform X3; protein product: MEDLSVEELAANLSTYKDQLREVRKLIKENKDDAGISEYVDMEKELQEVITLTEELLATANQSDSAQNNVGLSLPNYSAGEQSEALDDFSQSHEKFAVGTKVQAVYSEDGEWYNATIEGLTPNGYHVSYEGWGNKEEVDPANVRPRDEEAADALGQAAKEAEATKNAIKRKIEQAATSDYQIRSLPAKLKIDPNDPEDVKTAKRKKIHAFKSKARFEQLEFNQNKRQNAWQQFQTTKGKAKKVGFFSGRKKESIFKSPEDHRGKVGVTGSGKGLTDFQRREKHLHLKDGSGDTMDDEE